Proteins encoded in a region of the Flavobacterium sp. PMTSA4 genome:
- a CDS encoding fibronectin type III domain-containing protein, with product MFSFYLEKNCNLKLKIHLENICFELVTTSKKLAVVFSLFFSLFSYSQVSTYSFSETLGTYTALTTPTPSVAYATPWDNNTNGAAFLANIGFNFVFDGSNQTQCYISPNGFITFGAQALGTTYIPLSDAAIYTNGGAVSALGMDLISTTDNIVYSTIGTSPNRTFVVEWKNARRKSLTGNFNFQIRLSETSNVIQISYGSCAPDDVTVLNAQVGIRGNTNDFLQGNVKNRFQTGANVNTTWFNKTIAGTANSNTVRTSVTEYPNSGLLYTFTPSSTCVSPTGAASNLIIGGTTVTTSSFVGNSFTAASPASTNYLVVRSLTNTPPTASNIPNRVYWSVGDVISGNYTVISTSNATSFTETGLTSNTTYYYWVIPYNSGCLGGPLYYLVAMASNSNTTCSDAPTGLTTSGILGNSFTASWDAVPGAIDYRIDVSTTSNFSTILPAYNNLLVGGLTTINVTGLNPTTTYYYRIRVAGSNCFNYSTTASLTTLCGAFPIPYFQNFDGTPVNITPTCFTIANYNADSVLWQVKNSIASSAPNAIHLSTNTTVDSDDWFFLPGLSLTSGVTYRLKFKYNTLSAGLYAENLRVRLGNGPSDANMSITILDLSSILNTVYQTAFVDFTPVSTGVYYIGFQGYSFANQSKIAVDDISVIVSPTCFEPTNLTVNSVSSNSASISWDAAVPPPSNGYQYYVSTSSNLPGSTVTPTGSVGTGITTASISGLSPATLYYVWVRGNCGGSDQSVWSLIQSFSTDCSAPSLLPVVNGTLCGGGSTTLQATPSGGATIEWFSDAAGTNLVSTGNNYLTPTLFSTTTYYAQSRAPGGIVSVGPLSPTTQGGALGSDNLQTFVSFTVNSSTVFQSLDIYPLVSGQSGVFTIKNSSNIVLGTYSFVTSTAGGATAQTISLGLSLGAGNYTISFDTLPAGGLIINNENSSYPYSSTIANITGNGYDNTYLMYAYNWKFSNICRSLLTPVTATVTSAPAVSLSQTTATICYGVPTSVVTVSGYSSYNTFVWSPSTGVSGTAATGYTFNPTTSTNYTLTLSQTSGSLCSTQLSINITVKPEPPGISIVPASATFCQGTVQVLNAALAAATPAVIYEEKFNNTTNNWLTTNLSVGGIVANSSWTLRNSPYTYTSAYWNTTLSSNDASKFYFTNSDAQGSPGTNKTITYLESPSISFAGYTSATLTFYHYLRFIPGNKARVEVSVNAGPWTQIANFTSSQGTASNFTQATIDMSSYAGNSSVKIRFYYDASWDYGWAVDNVKITGNLAVEVTWAPATGLYFDSAATSPYIAGTPAASVYAKPAVTTVYTGTVLGANGCFASGTSTLTVNSNPTLGTLSSNQTICANWAPADLVLTGYSNAIVRWEYASDAAFTSGLTTIANTTNTLTAAQMGTFTGPRYFRAVLQNGICPTVNTGSVVITTPQTTWNGTSWNNGVPTSSTKAVFMGNYSSTASLQACSVEVISGTVIFNSGHTLIVDNDVKVSGGSLVFQNNASLVQINTLNNLGVQFTNTGNITYKRTSTPVRKYDYTYWSTPVSPQTMMDFSSGSTLFYIFDPTIGNWVYAPSNVPMIPAKGYLIRTPDIAPFNTTTANYFFGSFIGVPNTGTISIPIVGGALQFNLIGNPYPSALSANSFLSDAANVPVIDATIYLWTHNTLITNNVYNAADYAMYNYSGGVGTGSSAITSGNNAVPNGKIASGQGFFIKGLSSGNAVFKNSMRINGNNDQFFRMSNPPTQNTADELEAHRFWLDISNTTGGYKQLLVAYIENATDGIDRGFDGEMVDIGNSITLYVKQDALKLSIQGRALPFADSDIIPLGYRSSADGSYQIQLSNFDGLFLNQNIYLVDHLLNVVHDIKASPYSFTTLAGTFENRFEIQFTNSALGTTTFNTNQVIIYKDGQSDFVVTTGQTQMQSIKVFDVRGRLLLEQKNINDATTRFNGGEVNEVLLVQITTVDGVTVTKKVIR from the coding sequence ATGTTTAGTTTTTACTTAGAAAAGAATTGCAATTTGAAATTAAAAATACATTTAGAAAATATATGCTTTGAATTGGTAACTACTTCTAAAAAGTTAGCAGTTGTTTTCAGCTTATTTTTTAGTCTATTTAGTTATTCCCAAGTAAGCACTTATTCCTTTAGTGAAACTTTAGGAACTTATACTGCGTTGACTACTCCAACACCATCTGTAGCCTATGCTACTCCTTGGGATAATAATACGAATGGGGCAGCTTTTCTGGCAAATATTGGTTTTAATTTTGTCTTTGATGGTAGTAACCAAACGCAATGTTATATAAGTCCCAACGGATTTATTACTTTCGGTGCGCAAGCACTAGGTACTACTTACATTCCATTGAGTGATGCTGCAATCTATACTAATGGAGGTGCTGTTAGTGCTTTAGGTATGGATTTAATTTCAACTACTGATAATATAGTTTACAGTACTATTGGAACTTCACCAAATAGAACATTTGTAGTAGAATGGAAAAATGCCAGACGTAAATCATTAACAGGTAATTTTAATTTTCAAATACGCTTATCAGAAACTTCAAACGTAATTCAAATTTCATACGGTTCTTGTGCCCCAGACGATGTAACGGTTTTAAATGCTCAAGTTGGAATAAGAGGGAATACGAATGACTTTTTACAAGGCAATGTAAAGAATAGATTTCAAACTGGTGCAAATGTCAATACTACATGGTTTAACAAGACTATTGCGGGAACAGCAAATTCTAATACAGTAAGAACAAGTGTAACGGAATATCCTAATTCAGGCTTATTATATACTTTTACACCTTCATCTACTTGTGTTTCTCCAACCGGAGCAGCTTCTAACCTTATTATTGGTGGAACAACTGTTACCACATCCAGTTTTGTTGGAAATAGTTTTACAGCTGCTTCGCCGGCGTCTACTAATTATTTAGTAGTAAGAAGTTTAACCAACACACCTCCAACGGCGAGTAATATTCCTAATAGAGTTTATTGGTCAGTAGGAGATGTTATCTCTGGAAATTATACTGTTATAAGTACTTCAAATGCAACCTCATTTACTGAAACAGGATTGACAAGCAATACTACTTATTATTATTGGGTTATACCTTATAATAGTGGTTGTTTAGGTGGACCTTTGTATTATTTAGTAGCCATGGCTTCAAATTCTAACACTACGTGCTCAGATGCTCCTACAGGTTTAACTACATCAGGGATTCTTGGAAATTCTTTCACAGCATCCTGGGATGCTGTTCCTGGAGCTATAGATTATAGAATAGATGTATCTACCACGAGTAATTTCTCCACAATCTTGCCTGCCTATAATAATTTATTGGTAGGAGGATTGACTACCATAAACGTTACGGGATTAAATCCTACTACAACCTATTATTATAGAATTAGAGTAGCAGGTTCTAATTGTTTTAATTACAGTACTACCGCATCATTAACTACTTTGTGCGGTGCTTTTCCAATTCCCTATTTTCAAAATTTTGATGGAACTCCCGTTAATATTACTCCAACTTGTTTCACTATAGCAAACTATAATGCAGATTCTGTTTTATGGCAGGTTAAAAATTCAATTGCTTCTTCAGCTCCTAATGCTATACATCTTAGTACCAATACTACTGTTGATAGTGATGATTGGTTTTTTCTACCTGGATTAAGTTTAACATCTGGAGTTACCTATCGTCTAAAATTTAAATACAACACTTTAAGTGCCGGATTATATGCTGAAAATTTAAGAGTTAGGTTAGGGAATGGGCCTTCTGATGCTAATATGAGTATCACAATTCTTGATCTTTCAAGTATTTTGAATACGGTATATCAAACTGCTTTTGTCGATTTTACACCCGTAAGTACAGGGGTTTATTACATAGGTTTCCAAGGGTATAGTTTTGCAAATCAAAGTAAAATAGCCGTCGATGATATAAGTGTCATTGTTTCGCCTACATGTTTTGAACCAACTAACCTTACCGTTAATTCGGTATCAAGTAACTCAGCGTCTATATCTTGGGATGCAGCAGTGCCTCCACCATCTAATGGTTATCAATATTATGTGAGTACTTCAAGTAATTTACCAGGCTCCACAGTTACCCCAACTGGCTCTGTAGGAACAGGTATTACAACAGCTTCAATATCAGGATTAAGTCCTGCTACATTATATTATGTATGGGTACGAGGTAATTGTGGTGGTTCTGATCAAAGTGTTTGGAGTTTGATACAATCCTTTAGTACGGATTGTAGTGCTCCTTCCTTATTGCCTGTTGTTAACGGAACTCTTTGTGGTGGTGGATCAACTACGCTTCAAGCAACACCAAGTGGAGGTGCAACCATTGAATGGTTTTCAGATGCTGCTGGAACAAATTTAGTCTCAACAGGAAATAATTATTTGACGCCAACTTTATTTTCTACCACTACTTATTATGCACAATCAAGAGCTCCAGGAGGAATTGTCTCGGTAGGACCATTATCTCCAACGACTCAAGGAGGTGCTTTAGGTTCTGATAATTTACAAACATTTGTTTCATTTACAGTCAATTCTTCTACTGTATTTCAATCTCTGGATATATATCCGTTAGTTTCTGGACAAAGTGGAGTATTTACTATAAAAAACTCTTCAAACATTGTTTTAGGTACTTATTCCTTTGTGACAAGTACGGCTGGTGGAGCCACAGCCCAAACAATTAGTTTAGGATTAAGTTTAGGCGCCGGAAATTATACAATCTCTTTTGATACTTTGCCGGCAGGAGGATTAATCATCAACAATGAAAATAGTTCTTACCCTTATTCTTCTACAATAGCAAATATAACAGGAAATGGTTATGACAATACTTATTTGATGTACGCCTACAATTGGAAGTTTTCAAATATTTGTCGTTCGCTTTTAACTCCAGTAACCGCTACTGTAACTTCAGCTCCAGCAGTTTCGTTAAGCCAAACCACAGCAACAATTTGTTATGGGGTTCCAACTTCTGTAGTTACTGTTTCAGGGTATTCTAGTTATAATACATTTGTTTGGTCACCATCAACAGGTGTTTCAGGTACGGCTGCTACAGGTTACACTTTTAACCCAACGACATCCACAAATTATACGCTTACACTTTCTCAAACATCAGGAAGTTTATGTAGCACACAATTGTCTATAAATATTACGGTAAAACCTGAGCCACCAGGAATCTCTATTGTTCCTGCTAGTGCAACTTTTTGTCAAGGCACCGTTCAAGTATTGAATGCTGCATTAGCAGCAGCTACACCTGCAGTAATATATGAAGAAAAGTTTAACAATACTACCAACAACTGGCTTACAACTAATTTGTCTGTTGGTGGAATAGTTGCCAATTCTTCTTGGACTTTAAGAAACAGTCCTTACACATACACTAGTGCTTATTGGAACACAACCTTAAGCAGTAATGATGCTTCAAAATTTTATTTTACCAATTCTGATGCGCAAGGTAGCCCAGGAACAAATAAAACAATAACCTATTTAGAGTCTCCATCCATTAGTTTTGCTGGCTATACTTCCGCTACCTTAACATTTTATCATTATTTGCGTTTTATACCAGGTAACAAAGCTCGTGTTGAGGTTTCTGTAAATGCTGGTCCATGGACTCAAATTGCAAACTTTACCTCCTCTCAAGGAACAGCATCCAACTTTACGCAAGCTACTATTGATATGAGTAGCTATGCGGGTAATAGTTCTGTCAAAATCCGATTTTATTATGATGCTTCATGGGATTATGGATGGGCTGTAGATAATGTAAAAATAACTGGAAATCTTGCAGTTGAGGTAACTTGGGCTCCAGCTACTGGGTTGTATTTTGATAGTGCAGCTACTTCTCCCTATATAGCAGGTACTCCAGCCGCATCTGTCTATGCAAAACCGGCTGTAACCACAGTTTATACAGGTACTGTTTTAGGAGCAAATGGATGTTTTGCAAGTGGTACATCTACACTGACTGTTAATAGTAACCCAACATTAGGAACCTTATCAAGCAATCAAACCATCTGTGCCAATTGGGCTCCGGCCGATTTGGTATTAACAGGATATTCCAATGCTATTGTTCGTTGGGAATATGCATCAGACGCCGCATTTACGTCCGGATTAACCACTATCGCAAATACTACCAATACCTTAACGGCAGCCCAAATGGGAACTTTTACAGGTCCTCGCTATTTTAGAGCAGTCTTGCAGAATGGCATTTGTCCTACGGTCAATACAGGTTCAGTGGTAATCACTACTCCTCAAACTACTTGGAACGGTACTTCGTGGAATAATGGTGTGCCAACCTCAAGTACTAAAGCAGTGTTCATGGGTAATTACAGTTCGACAGCTTCTTTACAAGCTTGTTCAGTTGAAGTCATTTCGGGAACGGTTATTTTTAATTCGGGACACACTTTAATAGTTGACAACGATGTTAAAGTTAGTGGAGGTTCTTTAGTGTTCCAAAATAATGCAAGTTTGGTTCAAATAAACACTTTAAACAATCTAGGAGTGCAATTTACCAACACGGGTAATATTACTTATAAAAGAACCAGCACTCCGGTTAGAAAATACGATTATACCTATTGGTCTACACCTGTGTCACCTCAAACCATGATGGACTTTTCTTCAGGTTCAACTTTGTTTTACATTTTTGACCCTACCATAGGAAATTGGGTGTATGCACCTAGTAATGTTCCTATGATACCGGCAAAAGGATATTTAATCAGAACACCAGATATTGCACCGTTCAATACTACTACGGCAAATTATTTCTTTGGTTCATTTATAGGGGTACCAAATACAGGAACAATCAGTATTCCTATTGTTGGTGGAGCTCTTCAGTTCAATTTGATTGGAAATCCATATCCAAGTGCGCTAAGCGCTAATTCATTCTTGTCTGATGCAGCCAATGTACCAGTTATTGATGCCACCATTTATCTTTGGACACACAATACACTTATAACTAATAATGTATATAATGCCGCAGATTATGCTATGTATAATTATTCGGGTGGAGTAGGTACTGGCAGCAGTGCAATAACCTCAGGAAATAATGCTGTTCCAAACGGAAAAATTGCCTCTGGTCAAGGATTCTTTATCAAAGGATTGTCTTCGGGTAATGCGGTCTTCAAAAACAGTATGCGTATAAATGGCAATAACGACCAATTTTTCAGAATGAGTAATCCACCAACTCAAAACACCGCTGACGAACTGGAGGCACATCGTTTTTGGTTGGATATTTCCAATACCACAGGTGGTTATAAGCAACTTTTAGTAGCTTATATTGAAAATGCTACTGATGGTATTGATAGAGGTTTTGATGGTGAAATGGTAGATATAGGCAATTCTATTACTTTATATGTAAAACAAGATGCGCTGAAACTATCCATTCAAGGTAGAGCATTACCGTTTGCAGATAGCGATATCATTCCTTTAGGATACAGATCTTCCGCAGATGGAAGTTATCAGATTCAATTGTCTAATTTTGATGGCTTGTTCTTGAATCAAAACATTTATTTGGTCGACCATTTATTGAATGTTGTTCATGATATTAAAGCTTCGCCTTATAGTTTTACCACTTTGGCAGGAACTTTTGAAAATCGTTTTGAAATACAGTTTACCAATAGTGCTTTAGGAACTACTACATTTAATACCAATCAAGTGATTATCTATAAAGACGGACAAAGTGATTTTGTAGTAACTACTGGGCAAACACAAATGCAGTCTATCAAAGTATTTGACGTTAGAGGAAGATTGTTATTAGAACAGAAAAATATAAACGATGCCACCACTCGTTTTAACGGTGGTGAAGTAAACGAAGTACTGTTAGTACAAATCACCACAGTTGATGGGGTAACCGTTACCAAAAAGGTGATTCGATAA
- a CDS encoding phosphoribosyltransferase family protein → MNPNIILSQEEIEHKIQRIAYQIYETFGEKESIIIAGISQNGFILAKKIHEKLTKIMPNELILCEVFIDKQNPLKSITTSISSDTYENKNVVLIDDVLNTGTTLIYGVRHFLNVPLKKFKTAVLVDRNHKKYPVKADFKGISLSTSTKEHVQVVFEEDKSFAYLE, encoded by the coding sequence ATGAATCCAAACATCATACTGTCACAAGAAGAAATTGAACATAAAATTCAACGAATTGCCTATCAAATTTACGAAACATTTGGAGAAAAAGAAAGTATCATCATCGCGGGAATTTCTCAAAACGGATTCATTTTAGCCAAAAAAATTCACGAAAAACTGACCAAGATTATGCCTAATGAATTGATTTTGTGTGAAGTTTTTATAGACAAGCAAAATCCTCTTAAATCGATTACAACTTCAATCAGTAGTGACACCTATGAGAACAAAAATGTAGTCTTGATAGATGATGTATTAAACACTGGAACCACTTTAATTTATGGTGTTAGACACTTTTTAAATGTTCCGCTAAAGAAATTCAAAACTGCTGTCTTAGTAGATAGAAACCACAAAAAATATCCAGTAAAAGCTGACTTCAAAGGAATATCTTTATCAACATCAACCAAAGAACATGTTCAAGTTGTTTTTGAAGAAGACAAAAGTTTTGCCTACTTAGAGTAA